A part of Chroicocephalus ridibundus chromosome 5, bChrRid1.1, whole genome shotgun sequence genomic DNA contains:
- the C5H4orf33 gene encoding UPF0462 protein C4orf33 homolog isoform X2 — MKMEFTIKHTWDGLPVSHEPVTIVLKSDNAGLLMEVTAPFFNDPPAPLGEPGKPFSRLWDYEVVEAFFLSDRTEHYLEVELCPHGQHLVLLLSGKRRVWEEELPLEFEVTRMKTKWEGKAHLPWSYFPPSANKFNAFAIHGSGEDRKYEALYPVPQHELQEGQKPDFHRLEFFKDLNLKELMGEDWKQPESDIWKFLPN, encoded by the exons ATGAAGATGGAATTTACAATTAAACACACATGGGATGGTTTACCTGTGAGCCATGAGCCAGTAACAATTGTGCTGAAGTCAGACAATGCAGGACTGCTAATGGAAGTTACTGCTCCCTTCTTTAATGATCCGCCAGCACCACTTGGAGAGCCAGGGAAACCTTTTAGTAGACTGTGGGACTATGAGG ttgtggaAGCATTTTTCCTGAGTGACAGAACTGAACACTATTTAGAAGTTGAACTTTGTCC CCATGGACAACACTtggtgctgctgctttctggcaaAAGAAGAGTATGGGAA GAAGAACTTCCTTTAGAGTTTGAGGTGACCAGAATGAAAACTAAATGGGAGGGTAAAGCCCATCTTCCTTGGAGTTATTTTCCACCATCCGCTAACAAGTTCAATGCATTTGCAATTCATGGctcaggagaagacagaaaatatgaaGCTCTTTATCCTGTGCCTCAACATGAACTACAGGAAGGACAGAAACCAGATTT TCATCGCCTGGAATTTTTCAAAGATTTGAACCTGAAAGAGCTAATGGGAGAAGACTGGAAGCAGCCTGAATCAGATATATGGAAGTTTCTTCCTAATTAA
- the C5H4orf33 gene encoding UPF0462 protein C4orf33 homolog isoform X1, translating into MYYMKMEFTIKHTWDGLPVSHEPVTIVLKSDNAGLLMEVTAPFFNDPPAPLGEPGKPFSRLWDYEVVEAFFLSDRTEHYLEVELCPHGQHLVLLLSGKRRVWEEELPLEFEVTRMKTKWEGKAHLPWSYFPPSANKFNAFAIHGSGEDRKYEALYPVPQHELQEGQKPDFHRLEFFKDLNLKELMGEDWKQPESDIWKFLPN; encoded by the exons AT GTATTATATGAAGATGGAATTTACAATTAAACACACATGGGATGGTTTACCTGTGAGCCATGAGCCAGTAACAATTGTGCTGAAGTCAGACAATGCAGGACTGCTAATGGAAGTTACTGCTCCCTTCTTTAATGATCCGCCAGCACCACTTGGAGAGCCAGGGAAACCTTTTAGTAGACTGTGGGACTATGAGG ttgtggaAGCATTTTTCCTGAGTGACAGAACTGAACACTATTTAGAAGTTGAACTTTGTCC CCATGGACAACACTtggtgctgctgctttctggcaaAAGAAGAGTATGGGAA GAAGAACTTCCTTTAGAGTTTGAGGTGACCAGAATGAAAACTAAATGGGAGGGTAAAGCCCATCTTCCTTGGAGTTATTTTCCACCATCCGCTAACAAGTTCAATGCATTTGCAATTCATGGctcaggagaagacagaaaatatgaaGCTCTTTATCCTGTGCCTCAACATGAACTACAGGAAGGACAGAAACCAGATTT TCATCGCCTGGAATTTTTCAAAGATTTGAACCTGAAAGAGCTAATGGGAGAAGACTGGAAGCAGCCTGAATCAGATATATGGAAGTTTCTTCCTAATTAA